The proteins below are encoded in one region of Danio rerio strain Tuebingen ecotype United States chromosome 12, GRCz12tu, whole genome shotgun sequence:
- the mmrn2b gene encoding multimerin-2 isoform X1, whose protein sequence is MAQTLPLLLLAVLNSLSCHSEVRARDPDVEEEEAVGNLGKPTGTIETAHLMEQSHQGIPMPPAGTAQDSAALRETVHPPTRRGNWCAYVNHRVVTTAVLCATETQTVKSMNPCPGGAPDCQVLMYKQSLRPAYKQKHTTLSSIHWNCCPGYSGHNCLEKDKPSKDEKLASKSEVNDNDNSGGKTETDLMEDANWADKPLQETPIHDSSPNKRPDWDREGISASKPLPIFDSSILLTMHQLMSTMMSQIQPVLESFNQTLEHLSSEVNTLSRDLQQLRMEQKDNRFISRGEGHSGPFEDRLEYNHLQISQIKTQLEAQKDQMERTFQTQKELLKHNLTKIKEELDEQISQSQESQINLQSLTDLVVEVRSGQKKLEGALQRERDKFVNLMEGQPTQASGAWEAITRIDEKAQSNSVQLSSLSEALKDSSRVVQDLKRDQVKLGNSLEEVKQRTQVHFAETGLELEATHIKVVNSLGELTANVSAHEGQLREIELDLVNIYNLLQRNDSVTAEQTCSCKVINSSLVRLEKEVDNVTQLARQNSLALEEADLERNEATEMEDLQHGLLNMKESLAFEQGRSRSLQDSILQLQDSLLDSKLEIQGLREQDGEQSAEIQGLSAAFSSLLNDAVRHSEVLEVLLGEEVLEFTHWSQSRQKDLSLPDLLQTIQMMQQKIETHDRSLTSLRRKHPDGDEMNSDDPVPYSEKPGMKQQMKGTEGYQTSSADPSNAEDDVDYSVSDFWSLGKEVEQLANRISMLEERCGNSTEPPGGSVLELQEEIASLRQSQEDHLRLFGKLFSKTEELASSTRSLNLDEVWRMVRRKEGKRRRGDQKQADHMRNEERNTSGRSKRYSQTEQAWFPQSPVVFVTNLDDIKKPNAELTSKNILLNYGGMFKPTSGVFQAPETGLYLFLVTLDFERGLSLAVLNRSGVPIATFKQEHGEKMGPVSRASLLELRRGETVTLELTHGSLRKAQPGDNTLSGLLLFITEHKDML, encoded by the exons AAACTGGTGTGCGTATGTGAATCACCGTGTGGTCACCACAGCAGTACTCTGTGCTACAGAGACTCAAACAGTAAAGTCAATGAACCCCTGTCCTGGAGGAGCTCCTGACTGTCAAGTCCTCAT gtATAAGCAGTCCTTACGGCCAGCGTACAAGCAGAAGCATACAACCCTCTCTTCTATTCACTGGAATTGTTGCCCAGGCTACAGTGGACACAACTGCCTGGAAAAAG acaaaCCTTCAAAGGATGAGAAGCTAGCTTCAAAGTCTGAGGTTAATGACAATGACAACTCAG GAGGTAAGACGGAGACTGACCTAATGGAAGATGCAAACTGGGCTGACAAACCTCTGCAGGAAACTCCCATTCATGATTCTTCTCCAAATAAAAGACCTGATT GGGACAGAGAAGGGATCTCCGCCTCTAAGCCCCTGCCAATCTTTGATTCATCTATTCTGTTGACAATGCATCAGTTAATGTCAACAATGATGAGTCAGATTCAACCAGTGCTGGAAAGCTTCAATCAAACACTAGAGCATCTGTCCAGTGAGGTGAACACTCTGTCTCGGGACTTGCAGCAGTTGCGGATGGAACAGAAAGACAACAGGTTCATCAGCAGGGGTGAAGGTCATAGTGGACCTTTTGAAGACAGACTAGAATACAACCATCTCCAAATCAGCCAAATAAAAACTCAACTTGAGGCACAAAAAGATCAGATGGAGAGGACCTTTCAGACTCAAAAAGAACTGCTGAAACACAACCTAACGAAAATTAAGGAAGAGTTGGATGAGCAGATCAGTCAGAGTCAGGAATCACAG ATCAATCTTCAATCTCTTACTGATTTGGTTGTGGAAGTGAGATCTGGCCAAAAAAAGCTGGAAGGGGCACTGCAGAGAGAGCGTGATAAATTTGTCAATCTGATGGAAGGCCAGCCAACACAGGCATCAGGAGCGTGGGAGGCCATCACTCGAATAGATGAGAAGGCACAAAGTAACTCTGTTCAGCTCAGCAGCTTGTCAGAGGCTTTGAAAGACTCTTCTAGAGTCGTCCAGGATCTGAAAAGAGACCAAGTGAAACTAGGAAATAGTTTAGAGGAGGTCAAACAACGCACTCAAGTCCATTTTGCGGAGACAGGTTTGGAATTAGAAGCTACCCACATCAAGGTGGTCAATAGCCTAGGTGAGCTTACAGCTAACGTAAGTGCACATGAGGGTCAGTTAAGAGAAATTGAGCTTGATCTGGTGAACATCTACAATCTACTACAAAGAAATGATTCAGTCACTGCTGAGCAGACCTGTAGCTGTAAAGTAATTAACAGTTCCCTTGTTAGGTTGGAGAAGGAGGTGGATAATGTTACCCAACTAGCGAGACAGAATAGTCTTGCACTTGAGGAGGCTGATTTAGAAAGGAATGAGGCTACTGAAATGGAAGATCTTCAGCACGGCCTGCTGAATATGAAGGAATCATTGGCCTTTGAGCAGGGAAGAAGCAGGAGCCTTCAAGACAGCATTTTACAGCTACAGGATTCACTTCTGGACAGCAAGCTTGAGATTCAAGGCCTGAGAGAGCAAGACGGGGAACAGTCCGCTGAAATTCAAGGCCTATCTGCCGCCTTCTCTTCCCTCCTGAATGATGCTGTACGCCACTCTGAAGTCCTGGAAGTCCTACTTGGAGAAGAAGTCTTGGAATTCACACACTGGTCGCAAAGCCGACAGAAGGATCTCAGTCTTCCAGATCTTTTACAGACAATTCAAATGATGCAGCAAAAGATTGAAACACATGATCGGAGCCTGACTTCACTTCGGAGAAAGCATCCTGATGGAGATGAGATGAATAGTGATGATCCAGTTCCATATTCAGAAAAGCCTGGGATGAAACAACAGATGAAAGGCACAGAAGGTTACCAAACCTCTTCAGCAGACCCTTCGAATGCAGAGGATGATGTGGATTACTCTGTTAGTGACTTCTGGAGTTTGGGAAAAGAGGTGGAACAATTAGCAAATAGAATATCCATGTTGGAAGAGCGCTGTGGAAACAGCACTGAGCCACCTGGTGGATCTGTTTTGGAATTGCAGGAGGAAATAGCATCCTTACGCCAAAGCCAAGAGGATCATTTGAGACTTTTTGGAAAACTGTTCAGTAAAACAGAAGAACTAGCTAGCTCAACTAGAAGCCTGAACCTAGATGAGGTTTGGAGGATGGtaagaaggaaagaaggaaagagaAGAAGGGGCGACCAAAAGCAAGCAGACCATATGAGAAATGAAGAAAGGAATACCAGTGGACGCAGCAAAAGATACAGCCAAACAG AACAAGCATGGTTCCCACAATCCCCAGTGGTGTTCGTCACAAACCTGGATGACATAAAGAAGCCAAATGCGGAACTCACATCTAAAAACATTCTTCTGAACTATGGTGGTATGTTTAAACCTACATCAGGAGTGTTCCAGGCCCCTGAGACCGGACTTTATCTCTTTTTAGTGACCTTAGACTTTGAGAGAGGCCTTTCATTGGCTGTACTGAACCGCAGTGGCGTTCCAATAGCCACCTTCAAACAGGAACATGGAGAAAAAATGGGGCCGGTGAGCCGAGCATCTCTGCTGGAGCTGCGACGGGGGGAGACGGTTACTTTAGAATTGACGCACGGATCATTACGAAAAGCACAGCCTGGGGACAACACACTGTCTGGACTACTGCTCTTCATTACAGAGCACAAGGACATGTTGTGA
- the mmrn2b gene encoding multimerin-2 isoform X2 has translation MAQTLPLLLLAVLNSLSCHSEVRARDPDVEEEEAVGNLGKPTGTIETAHLMEQSHQGIPMPPAGTAQDSAALRETVHPPTRRGNWCAYVNHRVVTTAVLCATETQTVKSMNPCPGGAPDCQVLMYKQSLRPAYKQKHTTLSSIHWNCCPGYSGHNCLEKDKPSKDEKLASKSEVNDNDNSGDREGISASKPLPIFDSSILLTMHQLMSTMMSQIQPVLESFNQTLEHLSSEVNTLSRDLQQLRMEQKDNRFISRGEGHSGPFEDRLEYNHLQISQIKTQLEAQKDQMERTFQTQKELLKHNLTKIKEELDEQISQSQESQINLQSLTDLVVEVRSGQKKLEGALQRERDKFVNLMEGQPTQASGAWEAITRIDEKAQSNSVQLSSLSEALKDSSRVVQDLKRDQVKLGNSLEEVKQRTQVHFAETGLELEATHIKVVNSLGELTANVSAHEGQLREIELDLVNIYNLLQRNDSVTAEQTCSCKVINSSLVRLEKEVDNVTQLARQNSLALEEADLERNEATEMEDLQHGLLNMKESLAFEQGRSRSLQDSILQLQDSLLDSKLEIQGLREQDGEQSAEIQGLSAAFSSLLNDAVRHSEVLEVLLGEEVLEFTHWSQSRQKDLSLPDLLQTIQMMQQKIETHDRSLTSLRRKHPDGDEMNSDDPVPYSEKPGMKQQMKGTEGYQTSSADPSNAEDDVDYSVSDFWSLGKEVEQLANRISMLEERCGNSTEPPGGSVLELQEEIASLRQSQEDHLRLFGKLFSKTEELASSTRSLNLDEVWRMVRRKEGKRRRGDQKQADHMRNEERNTSGRSKRYSQTEQAWFPQSPVVFVTNLDDIKKPNAELTSKNILLNYGGMFKPTSGVFQAPETGLYLFLVTLDFERGLSLAVLNRSGVPIATFKQEHGEKMGPVSRASLLELRRGETVTLELTHGSLRKAQPGDNTLSGLLLFITEHKDML, from the exons AAACTGGTGTGCGTATGTGAATCACCGTGTGGTCACCACAGCAGTACTCTGTGCTACAGAGACTCAAACAGTAAAGTCAATGAACCCCTGTCCTGGAGGAGCTCCTGACTGTCAAGTCCTCAT gtATAAGCAGTCCTTACGGCCAGCGTACAAGCAGAAGCATACAACCCTCTCTTCTATTCACTGGAATTGTTGCCCAGGCTACAGTGGACACAACTGCCTGGAAAAAG acaaaCCTTCAAAGGATGAGAAGCTAGCTTCAAAGTCTGAGGTTAATGACAATGACAACTCAG GGGACAGAGAAGGGATCTCCGCCTCTAAGCCCCTGCCAATCTTTGATTCATCTATTCTGTTGACAATGCATCAGTTAATGTCAACAATGATGAGTCAGATTCAACCAGTGCTGGAAAGCTTCAATCAAACACTAGAGCATCTGTCCAGTGAGGTGAACACTCTGTCTCGGGACTTGCAGCAGTTGCGGATGGAACAGAAAGACAACAGGTTCATCAGCAGGGGTGAAGGTCATAGTGGACCTTTTGAAGACAGACTAGAATACAACCATCTCCAAATCAGCCAAATAAAAACTCAACTTGAGGCACAAAAAGATCAGATGGAGAGGACCTTTCAGACTCAAAAAGAACTGCTGAAACACAACCTAACGAAAATTAAGGAAGAGTTGGATGAGCAGATCAGTCAGAGTCAGGAATCACAG ATCAATCTTCAATCTCTTACTGATTTGGTTGTGGAAGTGAGATCTGGCCAAAAAAAGCTGGAAGGGGCACTGCAGAGAGAGCGTGATAAATTTGTCAATCTGATGGAAGGCCAGCCAACACAGGCATCAGGAGCGTGGGAGGCCATCACTCGAATAGATGAGAAGGCACAAAGTAACTCTGTTCAGCTCAGCAGCTTGTCAGAGGCTTTGAAAGACTCTTCTAGAGTCGTCCAGGATCTGAAAAGAGACCAAGTGAAACTAGGAAATAGTTTAGAGGAGGTCAAACAACGCACTCAAGTCCATTTTGCGGAGACAGGTTTGGAATTAGAAGCTACCCACATCAAGGTGGTCAATAGCCTAGGTGAGCTTACAGCTAACGTAAGTGCACATGAGGGTCAGTTAAGAGAAATTGAGCTTGATCTGGTGAACATCTACAATCTACTACAAAGAAATGATTCAGTCACTGCTGAGCAGACCTGTAGCTGTAAAGTAATTAACAGTTCCCTTGTTAGGTTGGAGAAGGAGGTGGATAATGTTACCCAACTAGCGAGACAGAATAGTCTTGCACTTGAGGAGGCTGATTTAGAAAGGAATGAGGCTACTGAAATGGAAGATCTTCAGCACGGCCTGCTGAATATGAAGGAATCATTGGCCTTTGAGCAGGGAAGAAGCAGGAGCCTTCAAGACAGCATTTTACAGCTACAGGATTCACTTCTGGACAGCAAGCTTGAGATTCAAGGCCTGAGAGAGCAAGACGGGGAACAGTCCGCTGAAATTCAAGGCCTATCTGCCGCCTTCTCTTCCCTCCTGAATGATGCTGTACGCCACTCTGAAGTCCTGGAAGTCCTACTTGGAGAAGAAGTCTTGGAATTCACACACTGGTCGCAAAGCCGACAGAAGGATCTCAGTCTTCCAGATCTTTTACAGACAATTCAAATGATGCAGCAAAAGATTGAAACACATGATCGGAGCCTGACTTCACTTCGGAGAAAGCATCCTGATGGAGATGAGATGAATAGTGATGATCCAGTTCCATATTCAGAAAAGCCTGGGATGAAACAACAGATGAAAGGCACAGAAGGTTACCAAACCTCTTCAGCAGACCCTTCGAATGCAGAGGATGATGTGGATTACTCTGTTAGTGACTTCTGGAGTTTGGGAAAAGAGGTGGAACAATTAGCAAATAGAATATCCATGTTGGAAGAGCGCTGTGGAAACAGCACTGAGCCACCTGGTGGATCTGTTTTGGAATTGCAGGAGGAAATAGCATCCTTACGCCAAAGCCAAGAGGATCATTTGAGACTTTTTGGAAAACTGTTCAGTAAAACAGAAGAACTAGCTAGCTCAACTAGAAGCCTGAACCTAGATGAGGTTTGGAGGATGGtaagaaggaaagaaggaaagagaAGAAGGGGCGACCAAAAGCAAGCAGACCATATGAGAAATGAAGAAAGGAATACCAGTGGACGCAGCAAAAGATACAGCCAAACAG AACAAGCATGGTTCCCACAATCCCCAGTGGTGTTCGTCACAAACCTGGATGACATAAAGAAGCCAAATGCGGAACTCACATCTAAAAACATTCTTCTGAACTATGGTGGTATGTTTAAACCTACATCAGGAGTGTTCCAGGCCCCTGAGACCGGACTTTATCTCTTTTTAGTGACCTTAGACTTTGAGAGAGGCCTTTCATTGGCTGTACTGAACCGCAGTGGCGTTCCAATAGCCACCTTCAAACAGGAACATGGAGAAAAAATGGGGCCGGTGAGCCGAGCATCTCTGCTGGAGCTGCGACGGGGGGAGACGGTTACTTTAGAATTGACGCACGGATCATTACGAAAAGCACAGCCTGGGGACAACACACTGTCTGGACTACTGCTCTTCATTACAGAGCACAAGGACATGTTGTGA
- the mmrn2b gene encoding multimerin-2 isoform X3, protein MAQTLPLLLLAVLNSLSCHSEVRARDPDVEEEEAVGNLGKPTGTIETAHLMEQSHQGIPMPPAGTAQDSAALRETVHPPTRRGNWCAYVNHRVVTTAVLCATETQTVKSMNPCPGGAPDCQVLMYKQSLRPAYKQKHTTLSSIHWNCCPGYSGHNCLEKDKPSKDEKLASKSEVNDNDNSGGGTFSGGKTETDLMEDANWADKPLQETPIHDSSPNKRPDWDREGISASKPLPIFDSSILLTMHQLMSTMMSQIQPVLESFNQTLEHLSSEVNTLSRDLQQLRMEQKDNRFISRGEGHSGPFEDRLEYNHLQISQIKTQLEAQKDQMERTFQTQKELLKHNLTKIKEELDEQISQSQESQINLQSLTDLVVEVRSGQKKLEGALQRERDKFVNLMEGQPTQASGAWEAITRIDEKAQSNSVQLSSLSEALKDSSRVVQDLKRDQVKLGNSLEEVKQRTQVHFAETGLELEATHIKVVNSLGELTANVSAHEGQLREIELDLVNIYNLLQRNDSVTAEQTCSCKVINSSLVRLEKEVDNVTQLARQNSLALEEADLERNEATEMEDLQHGLLNMKESLAFEQGRSRSLQDSILQLQDSLLDSKLEIQGLREQDGEQSAEIQGLSAAFSSLLNDAVRHSEVLEVLLGEEVLEFTHWSQSRQKDLSLPDLLQTIQMMQQKIETHDRSLTSLRRKHPDGDEMNSDDPVPYSEKPGMKQQMKGTEGYQTSSADPSNAEDDVDYSVSDFWSLGKEVEQLANRISMLEERCGNSTEPPGGSVLELQEEIASLRQSQEDHLRLFGKLFSKTEELASSTRSLNLDEVWRMVRRKEGKRRRGDQKQADHMRNEERNTSGRSKRYSQTEQAWFPQSPVVFVTNLDDIKKPNAELTSKNILLNYGGMFKPTSGVFQAPETGLYLFLVTLDFERGLSLAVLNRSGVPIATFKQEHGEKMGPVSRASLLELRRGETVTLELTHGSLRKAQPGDNTLSGLLLFITEHKDML, encoded by the exons AAACTGGTGTGCGTATGTGAATCACCGTGTGGTCACCACAGCAGTACTCTGTGCTACAGAGACTCAAACAGTAAAGTCAATGAACCCCTGTCCTGGAGGAGCTCCTGACTGTCAAGTCCTCAT gtATAAGCAGTCCTTACGGCCAGCGTACAAGCAGAAGCATACAACCCTCTCTTCTATTCACTGGAATTGTTGCCCAGGCTACAGTGGACACAACTGCCTGGAAAAAG acaaaCCTTCAAAGGATGAGAAGCTAGCTTCAAAGTCTGAGGTTAATGACAATGACAACTCAG GTGGTGGTACTTTTTCAGGAGGTAAGACGGAGACTGACCTAATGGAAGATGCAAACTGGGCTGACAAACCTCTGCAGGAAACTCCCATTCATGATTCTTCTCCAAATAAAAGACCTGATT GGGACAGAGAAGGGATCTCCGCCTCTAAGCCCCTGCCAATCTTTGATTCATCTATTCTGTTGACAATGCATCAGTTAATGTCAACAATGATGAGTCAGATTCAACCAGTGCTGGAAAGCTTCAATCAAACACTAGAGCATCTGTCCAGTGAGGTGAACACTCTGTCTCGGGACTTGCAGCAGTTGCGGATGGAACAGAAAGACAACAGGTTCATCAGCAGGGGTGAAGGTCATAGTGGACCTTTTGAAGACAGACTAGAATACAACCATCTCCAAATCAGCCAAATAAAAACTCAACTTGAGGCACAAAAAGATCAGATGGAGAGGACCTTTCAGACTCAAAAAGAACTGCTGAAACACAACCTAACGAAAATTAAGGAAGAGTTGGATGAGCAGATCAGTCAGAGTCAGGAATCACAG ATCAATCTTCAATCTCTTACTGATTTGGTTGTGGAAGTGAGATCTGGCCAAAAAAAGCTGGAAGGGGCACTGCAGAGAGAGCGTGATAAATTTGTCAATCTGATGGAAGGCCAGCCAACACAGGCATCAGGAGCGTGGGAGGCCATCACTCGAATAGATGAGAAGGCACAAAGTAACTCTGTTCAGCTCAGCAGCTTGTCAGAGGCTTTGAAAGACTCTTCTAGAGTCGTCCAGGATCTGAAAAGAGACCAAGTGAAACTAGGAAATAGTTTAGAGGAGGTCAAACAACGCACTCAAGTCCATTTTGCGGAGACAGGTTTGGAATTAGAAGCTACCCACATCAAGGTGGTCAATAGCCTAGGTGAGCTTACAGCTAACGTAAGTGCACATGAGGGTCAGTTAAGAGAAATTGAGCTTGATCTGGTGAACATCTACAATCTACTACAAAGAAATGATTCAGTCACTGCTGAGCAGACCTGTAGCTGTAAAGTAATTAACAGTTCCCTTGTTAGGTTGGAGAAGGAGGTGGATAATGTTACCCAACTAGCGAGACAGAATAGTCTTGCACTTGAGGAGGCTGATTTAGAAAGGAATGAGGCTACTGAAATGGAAGATCTTCAGCACGGCCTGCTGAATATGAAGGAATCATTGGCCTTTGAGCAGGGAAGAAGCAGGAGCCTTCAAGACAGCATTTTACAGCTACAGGATTCACTTCTGGACAGCAAGCTTGAGATTCAAGGCCTGAGAGAGCAAGACGGGGAACAGTCCGCTGAAATTCAAGGCCTATCTGCCGCCTTCTCTTCCCTCCTGAATGATGCTGTACGCCACTCTGAAGTCCTGGAAGTCCTACTTGGAGAAGAAGTCTTGGAATTCACACACTGGTCGCAAAGCCGACAGAAGGATCTCAGTCTTCCAGATCTTTTACAGACAATTCAAATGATGCAGCAAAAGATTGAAACACATGATCGGAGCCTGACTTCACTTCGGAGAAAGCATCCTGATGGAGATGAGATGAATAGTGATGATCCAGTTCCATATTCAGAAAAGCCTGGGATGAAACAACAGATGAAAGGCACAGAAGGTTACCAAACCTCTTCAGCAGACCCTTCGAATGCAGAGGATGATGTGGATTACTCTGTTAGTGACTTCTGGAGTTTGGGAAAAGAGGTGGAACAATTAGCAAATAGAATATCCATGTTGGAAGAGCGCTGTGGAAACAGCACTGAGCCACCTGGTGGATCTGTTTTGGAATTGCAGGAGGAAATAGCATCCTTACGCCAAAGCCAAGAGGATCATTTGAGACTTTTTGGAAAACTGTTCAGTAAAACAGAAGAACTAGCTAGCTCAACTAGAAGCCTGAACCTAGATGAGGTTTGGAGGATGGtaagaaggaaagaaggaaagagaAGAAGGGGCGACCAAAAGCAAGCAGACCATATGAGAAATGAAGAAAGGAATACCAGTGGACGCAGCAAAAGATACAGCCAAACAG AACAAGCATGGTTCCCACAATCCCCAGTGGTGTTCGTCACAAACCTGGATGACATAAAGAAGCCAAATGCGGAACTCACATCTAAAAACATTCTTCTGAACTATGGTGGTATGTTTAAACCTACATCAGGAGTGTTCCAGGCCCCTGAGACCGGACTTTATCTCTTTTTAGTGACCTTAGACTTTGAGAGAGGCCTTTCATTGGCTGTACTGAACCGCAGTGGCGTTCCAATAGCCACCTTCAAACAGGAACATGGAGAAAAAATGGGGCCGGTGAGCCGAGCATCTCTGCTGGAGCTGCGACGGGGGGAGACGGTTACTTTAGAATTGACGCACGGATCATTACGAAAAGCACAGCCTGGGGACAACACACTGTCTGGACTACTGCTCTTCATTACAGAGCACAAGGACATGTTGTGA